tactaatgtttaatacacttttactttaccgcaatatgatacattatcagcacacatgatagtaggtagctacatgctaaggctaaagttttttctttgttaacgataaaataacgttatgtactttatcgattacaacctccatttatacaggttacacggagctgcacgtacacgttttattcgccgcgtttgccaatgtaggttcacaaagccatgagcattaacagtaaagcaacatccaccattgttgttgtgtttgtgtttgccgctgctgcgctaacattgctgggacacgtgacacgtatacagtgatgtcacacttggcgctgtgatggctctctagccagtGGAAAGgaaaaccggttcttagaaggttcgccagtggaaccaactttgaaccagcactagcactagctctgaaccagcacccggttctttccggtggaaaagtgGCATTTGATGTCCCTCGTCCGGTTTGCTCTGGTAGGCCCGTGCATCACCTGAACCGAAGGCCGTGTCACTGGCCTGCGGCAGGAGCCATACCTCCTTGTTCATCCATGGCTTATGATATTGGTACATGGTGATCTGTTTCTTGGTTGTAACACTGTCAATGGCAGTATTGATATAATCCAGCAGAGAGGAAGTGTAAATATTAATGCCCAATAGTCCAAAGGTTTGTTTCCTCTTGCATTGTAGGAAACGTGCTTTAAaaaatttagggagcactgtcTTTAAGATTGAGTTATAAAAATCACCTGAAACTATATAGGCTTGGCATTATTAGCATCTGGAAGGACTTATACTGCAGTAACAATAGTGGAAGTGAACTCCCATGgcagataaaaacatttatctACATTTAACCATGAGAAATTCATTACTAGCTTGATAGCATTGTCGGGTATGATGCCATTGAGCCATGTTTCAGTGAAAATCATGACATTACACTACATAAGTCTCTTTTTATTAAGTTGTATGCCATCCATTCTGTTCACCAGGGGTCAGACATTAGCAAGGAAAATGCTGGGTAAGGAGAGTGTGGTGTTAGCTTTAGCACAGACTTTATCCCTCTGCGCTTCCCTCGCCCTTGTTTACAGTCTCAATGCTATCTGCAAGCACTTCCGTCCGGGCCAGGAAGAGTTTGTAAACTCCGGTGGTCTGGAGATCTCATGTGTGTTGAGGATTGGTGATAAAACTGTCAGAGTGGCATAGAAAGATATCCAAAAGTTCCTATCAGGTgtatgatattaaaattaaactgTTCTGTACAAACAGACTCAAAATGAGCAGGAAAATTACTGCAAACTTGCAAAATATGGAGCCCCGTGATGCTCTCACCATTTTGGCCTTTCTATTTGGGCAAGAGGCCAACAAATGTATAACTATGGGTCACTGGTGCAAAATCTTTAGCTTCCTGACACCTTTAACACTCCTGAACCCAGAGGGCAACATCGGCGGACAAACCAGGTGAGTAGCACTCGCTGATGTACCAACTCAAGTTTTGTTCTGTACCTTGGTGTCTACGGTGCTGATGTAACTGGTTTACTAACTCAGCCTGTAACATCACCAGAAGCACTAATTGAAGCACTACTTCACCACCAGCAGCATGAAAAAACCTACGATACAATAGGCCCTCTTTTTCCAACACACAGTCCCACTACCTAAAAAGTGTAGCCACCGACTTTGATAGAGATCATCACTCTTGTGGCTCTTGACGTTGTCCACACTGTTAGGACTTTAGGGCTTCCTCAATGACTGAGCCACTTTGCTTGGGTCGGTTGCTACCACATGGGGTGAAATTACGTGTCCCAAATACCTTACCTCCTCCCGAAAAAAGGCACAATTCCCCAGTTTTACCTTGTGGCTGGCATTTTGTAGAGGACCCAGCACCATCTTCATCTGCTGCAGAGGAAATTATATCATCCACATAGAGTAAAACAGATTGGTGTCACCAGTCAACAAAAAGGCATTCGTTGGAAAGTGCTTGGCACGTTACAGAGGCCAAATGGCATACAATACCATTCAAACAGCCCAAAAGGTGTACACAAATCATTCTTGGGGCGGTCAGAGACCTGATTATAACCACTGGCCAGATCTAAAGTAGAAAACCAATGGTCACCTTTCAATGAATCTAACATTTGCTCAATATGAGGCAATGGAAAAGCATCTTTTCATGTTTTAGATTTAAGCTGCCAATAGTCCACACATAACTTTGTTGATAGCTTTGTCAAACTGGAATGTCATTAAGTAAGGGGATCTCATGAAAAAGAAGGATGGTACAACCTAGATTTCCTTCATGACATGAGAACAGATTGGGGCGTTCCTCTATGATGTCACAGACACCATTTTTATAGCCTCAGAACAAGAGCCCAATTTAAAACCCCACCCCATCATTTATCTAGAGGGACAATACTGCTATATGTGGTGGTGAAAGTGCACAGTTTTGGTTACTATGAGAGAGTCCTGCTAACTGCACCAGAATGTGGCACTGTTTAGTTGGGGCATGTTACACAGGTTGAAGTTACAATTGCACAAAGGGACGAAATGGCGTTTAGCCCAAATCTATACCTTGATCCAAATATCTTCTTTTAGAAGTCTGACTATGCCACTGCAGGAGTTTCACCCAGGGAACTATTAACAATATCCCAAAAAGGATATTATGTCATACAAATTTGCTACTATTATAAAGATGGTGGACGAGAAGTGTGAGTACAGTTCCAAAATACaatctttatttatatgcaagtaatctaataaaaaaaaaaatcttaaaacacTTAGGCCACAATGTTACATGTTACCAATCCCCAaggcgaacacacacacacagaacaaaaggaGTTGAAAAAAGAGGTGCaacacttaaaataaaacattaacaaaatgCCGGGCTGAGGACCCCAAGGGTAAGAAGCGATCACTTAAGTTCACAAGCTCACATCAAACCAGCACACCCAGTGTACGCAACACGCATGGAAGAAACCACCACCTGAAAAGGGAGAGAAGATCAGTGGGCACCTCCAGTCACTAAAGCACAAGAAagaataatcaataaataaacttacAGATTCAGTCACAAAAGAAAATActtcaataaagaaaaacaaatcccCTCTAACAGACTTTTGCAAATAATATGACCATGAATAAGAAAACCCCACCATAAAATTACTTTCCATGGGAAGCAAACAGCCTATACTGGTCACTGATACTATGGATGCCACTCCCCATGAACATGCAAAatgaagtaaaacaaacaaaaggaaaaccAGACAACAGCTTCCTTCACGAATGGCAGTAAGACGACAACATTATCACTGTATTAAGCCGAGACACTGTTATAGCCGCCACACGTGCCGGCGTACTCGCAAGGGAAAAGAGACGCGAGGGCAAAGCTATGATGATGTCAACGGCATCCCCAAATGGTGTGATCCAGTAGTCCATGTTGTAAGCGCGACAGGAGATATCGATCAAAAAGGCAAAAAGGAGGAATCCACAGTAAATGTAGACAAAGAGCATCAGATGTTACTATTAGTAAACAATAAGCTCATAGCACAAGATTAAGCTCTAAACATACTAAAATATCTCCATTCTTAATAAAAGAACTCCATTCTTAAAATCCAGAAGGTTCAATACTAGTGTTTAATAAGTTTAGTAATTTTCTAGTTTTTTACTCTGATTGTTAGTCTTCAAATAAATCCAGCAACCTATCTTTCCAGAAATATCATGATTGATAAGGTCTTAATTAAAACTGTCAATATTCCATCTTTTTGTTTCATTGTATGGTTTATTTAGCATGACATTGGCCAGTTCGACTGCTGTTGCTGCTATCATGGGAAGCCTAGTTCGTAGCCCATCAGCTCTTCATCATGAACCTGCTAGAGACCTTGGACTTAGAATGGGCCATTTTGCAACAGGTTGGATGTGCTGCCCGAAACAGCACTGTCACTGCTTCCACTTGCTGATGCCCAGTGTGCTCGGGGACCTATTTGTATTTACTCACCGTCTTTAAGAAAAGTGTCTGCTCACAGAGGAGTGCGGTACTGAGGACGTAGTTTACTTAATGGTGCTGGGGCAGTTCATCATCCAACTATGACAGGGGAGGATTGAATGGGTGGAGTGGCACTGTCTGGCTTACCTGATGAGGTGATCCATCTAGCAGAGGGCATTGGCAGCGTATGACTCTTGTCCACACTCTTGTAAGTTTATGCCTAATTAATCAAATGTCACCAGGCCCGGCACTCCTTTCACTGctgttttgcaaaaaaataaaaaatagagagagaagcTGTCATTTGCTTCAGTGAATACATTATGGTACATTAGATTAGGTACATTAAGAGGTCCAGAATAAAGTGTGCCAttgatgaaaaacaaaaaatggaaGTTGTATTGAACAGCTAAAAGAGTGTACCAAAGGCCATTTGGATTTGACTCTTAATAGGatcaaaagtaaaagaaaaattaaagtaACTTAGCGAACACAGGAAGGAGATTCAAATTATAAAGGAAGTAAGAATTTATTGAGATTAATTTGCAAATATTGCTTCCTAGGTCTGAAAGATCAAGCTAGAACCGTGGTTCTTAACCTTGTTGGAGGTACTGAACCCCACCAGTTTCATATGCGCATTCACCGAACCCTTCTtaattggaaaaataaaatattatacatgTGAATCCATATTGTACATTCGTCCGaccactttctttttttgctcgACATGAAGGGATTAAAATTACCATTTGCTGTGCTACTCCCCACTGTATCAAGCGTGAAATGCTTCCAAATCAGGgacatgcattattattacataatagTTGTTTGTTATTTCCATGGAGAACACAATATTGGATTTGGATTTGGCTCGGTTCGGTGTGGATACCGATCGAAGGACTTTCATAAAAGAACACTTGAATGACCAAAAAGGAGAGCAGAAGTTAGGAAAGTATTAATTATATACACTCTGTTTATTATAGGCTGTAGAAATATTACTTATGACACAGAGTTCATGGATAAGGTGAATAATCTGattaacataaacattttaTCTTAAATCTCCTTATGAACTGAAAGAGCAGTGTGAAATTACAACCCAGTCTCATGGCAGTTCGTGACATACAGTAGGTCACGAAATGTTGTCTATTTGATTCGTGTTCGTGGACACGAATTTCCCTTACTTTCGTGTTACTCAGCACAACTTTTGATCTAATGaatttcaataggaagcattTTTCGTGTCTGCAgcacgtttttctttctgccactcggaagcattgttatggctcatttgttattcgtttttaaactttaagcactacattacacaacatttaaccaggagattttatccttgtttttattgctttatattctgtaggtTAATAACCATTGTgctatggtttcttttctgagaaaagCCAGGAGACTGGGTTGGAAATTGAGCTTTCCAGACACAGcaggggagagaaagaagagctAGGTTTCCTAGGTAATCAGTTGGCAATAGAATGCTTCAGATTATCCACAGTTTGGAGAATTCTTGAATGTCAAAAGGAAAGAGGATGTCCAAGATAAATAGTAACCCTAAAAAGAATGCATCTTATCTATATTACcagtgaaaataaacatttggtgGAAAAGGAAAATCTCAGCAGAAAGATATGAGCAGATTGCCTTACTTTTATAGAATATGTATCCCACATAATGAAGCTGATGTCAGCCTACTTATTGGTACCAATAATTATAAATCTATTGAGCCCTGGTGGGTTACAAAAAAGTGGTTACAGACCATAAGCTATGAACACAGACCTACTGTAAAATGGGTCATCAGTGGACCAATAAGGAGAGGCACCATTTGAGATAAGGAAGGTTTTATAGTAATTGTTTGCATAAACTTTGCATTGCTCAAAGCAGATGGAGCATGagattttacttgtttttatgtATACCTTAACCAGGCACTTTATTAATAACACCATACTGATGATACTAATGGGTCGGTAATTATCAATGCATGGGAAACATTCCTTTGAGATTCTAGTCCATGTAGATATTGACAGCAATACATAattgaaagaaaatatttttcacattattATATCACCTGCATCAGCAGGTTGGGATTCATTCTCAATTCATTCTCTCACATAGTCGATGCTAGTTTCTGATCAACTACATGTTACAACATAAATCATGTTTCATCATATCAGACACCATTTTTGCAGTTTCAATGTGTTCATGcacactgtagcctcagattccttgTCATGCCAGACAAGGAGGAGTGGAACTTAATTTGGTTGTGTTAGATTTTCCTTGAATTTGGCTGCACGGTCGTTGGGTGGTTCAACAACGTACTAGAATCCTTCTAATTACGTAAAAGAAAAGTAAGCTGAACCAAGTTCAGGGAAAAGTGTTTATTGAAGACAATTGTGTAGCATCGAAGTCTTCTGGAACTTAACCCAAAGGTACTGTCTGTGTGACCAGACTTTATACCTGGTAACAAATTGCTTTCATACAATAGACAGACACAGTTAGGGCCTCCTAATAAGGAACTTACAATAGACAGGACAGAAGGCCATCCTGTGTATTGATCAGTTGATTGCTTTACAGATAGCCCATTATGTTAACTATGGGTAGAGCACAAGCACactgtttatatgttaattacaggggGCACAGCAACATCAGACGTTGATTACTTACTGTATGAATGTCATTTGGATTATGCATAAAAGAACTAGAAACAAAATCCTTCAGTTGTACATTCACTTGGACATTTTACTTGTGCTATAAAGACCATTTGTTAGTACAACCTTTCTGTTAGCTTGAACCATTCTAGCCATTGTATTATTCTCACCATTCTGTTTAAACTCAACAATGGTGAACGACCATGCCATTATCTCTGAGGACACTGAGATCACAATTTTTCACCCTTTCCGATGgttgatgtgaatattaaataaagcttttatttgtaACTGCATTATTTTGTGTAGTGCAATGctgctactgtacagtatgaatgAGCCTAGCTCATgaattttcctaaaaaaaaatcttgaagaagttaaaaacacatgaaaatgGTTACACATTGTTTAATTTCaaagttaaaaacattttaaatgctatttaatTACATATGCTTAAACAGTTAAAATTTCTTAAAGGAGAAATGACAGTAAATCAGATGACCAAAAGGAACGCATAGTGATTCATCACATGAATTTTAGAAAATTTAAAATCTGTGAAATTTTTGCTTATCTTTAGTGCAACACATTTTTACAACAGTTTTCATCAGACAAGGACTGACCCATGagatattttccatttttttcaaaCTAAAAAGAAGATTGTgtgattttaaaacattttatagacTGTCATCTGAAGCAAACCTATTtgcatttgtgtaaaaaaaaaaaaaaaaagatttgccttttaaataaaaaaggcagCTCAGAGTTGAACAGAATTGACCTTCTCAAATACGTCAAGCAAGGTAAGAAATCTCTCTAAACTATGCCTTTATTCagcttaatatattttataatattaacacaacaataatatattttacataatatttgcatataaatataaatatatgttatgTATATAAAAGTCTGATTATGATGAACTAGTTCATTGTTTCCTCAACTAGCTATTCTCATTTCTTCATGAAGCGCAGTTGAATATCTGAAGTTGCTATCTttcaatttaaacacaaaatgaatAATTCACAAAGGTCCATGCCTCTTTTTTTAGGTAagaactaatttaaaaaaatcaaaaagataTCAAGTAtagttttaaaacaaatattgtgTTAGCATTTGTTACAGTAATCCATGTACCaccaaaatgatttatttaatatctcctgtaaatattcagaaaatttaaaatagaatttattttttcatatatttttaaaatacctACAGTATACACAATATCAGATCCTATTACGCATCCTCCTAAGCCATAACATtctcaaatatataaaattaaaatatatacttttgCACAGGGATATATATTTTCTCAATGCTGTGGAAACTGACCTATATGCAAGGTAAGAATATAAATTTctctataaaatattaataactgcATGGTACAAAAGGTGTGAGTTTCCTCATGCCTAAATTAATGTAGGGAAAAGTCTAATGACAATCTGATCAATTTGaccaaaaatttaaataaattaaaaactaattGCAAAATAGAATAAGTTTCACTACTGTTCTCAGACTTTGACCccactgttttgtgtgtgtgtgtgtgtgtgtgtgtgtgtgtgtgtgtgtgtgtgtgtgtgtgtgtgtgtgtgtgtgtgtgtgtgtgtattctcgtTTTCCATCCAGTCGATTTGGCCTTAGGGGGAAAAGCAACACAATCTTCTTCATACTTTTTCTATGCTGCATCCTATGCTATTGATAGCAACAAAGAAACTAATGCATATTCCCACCCATGTGCAAGCACAAATCTTGAGAATAGCCCATGGTGGAGGGTGGATTTGTTGGCGGTGTACGACATTAGCAATGTAATCATCACTAACAGAGGTGACTGCTGTCCAGAACGGATAAATGGTGCTGAGATCCACATTGGCAACTCATTAATCAACAATGGCAACAATAACCcgaggtgaaaaaaaacaaaaccattaaaatatatatttaaacatgtacatAAAGAATTATTACTTCAATAAAATCTGATTGGCAGGGACATTGTAAATGATCAAATCAAAGTTTTCTCAAATGGAAAGGTCAGATTAATTGTCTGTCAGTGTAGCTCTGACAGTTGTTCAGGCTTATATAATCCACTCATTCAGATATGTTCCCATTCCTATAATTAGACCTTACAGTATGAAGACATTTGTATGTTAGATGATACATGTGAACAGATTAAGGACAGAATACAGTAGATTACtgcaaaatatatgtaataGGCTAACACACTTATTAAATTCAgggtgagaaaaagagagagtgtgttaagGGAACAGTTGCTATAATGTAAGGCTTATGAGGAATTATGtgtttgtataattttattatacaaaattaaACCTAAAAAATGATGTGCCATTCTTTAATAATTCTTTATAAGGCATTATTAACGATGGACCAActtattatttaacattgaTTACCTCTCTATTATCTCCCCTGAACCAACCTCTGTAGATTATGTTGTTATCTCAAGCATCCCTGCTGGTGCCTCTGTAAGCTACACTTGTAATATGCAGGGTCGTTATGTGAACGTCATCATTCCTGGTCCTAGCCACTTTCTCACACTCTGTGAAGTGGAAGTCTATGGTGTTCAAGGTTacacttttatatttaaatcccAATTTCATATAAATGTAAAGTCCTGATCCATTTGACAACAGttgctaaatataaatattgatgatttttttgtaGTCCCTGTTACTAAGAAGGCATTTCTTAGATTAAAGTTTAACAGCAGTCAGGATCTCAGCAACCCTATCATGAGGGACAAAGTTCTtcaaaaggtgtgtgtttgtgagaatgTACACTCAGTTGTCAGTTTATAAGATACACATATCTTGTTAAACTCATTGACCATTACAGACTGCTGTCTTTCTGTTGTGCTGTATAATAAGTGCATTatgtgacatactgtaaatgaaatatTGCATAGCACATAACAGTATTTTTTCTCCATAGATCAAATTTGCCATTGCTCCATCATCAGAATTTCAGGTCTCTTGGAGAAAGAAACCGGAACTGGAAACTGATATGAAGTGAAACTAAGGTGAGACTGCATCAGCAAGCTTAAttgtaactttttaaaaatatctactGATACCTGATTAGCTAGTGACAGacatatattttcattaatttagTCATCATGAGAATCTATTAAGGATTGGTACACATGTaccataccaaatttcagcttGATCTGAATACCAGTCCCTGAAAGAAAagctttactttactttagtcCCACTAGTCAGGTGTGAATCCATGTATGCACTACTGAGTTATAGCTTTATTTATAGCTTTTTTTAACCTTATTAGAGCtaaatagttattttttatttttattatttaaagaaaacgaGGATTGTAACAGCAAATAAAATCCTACCCTCACTGGTTGTCCtcttaaataattgtaatttcCATGCCATAGAATTGTTTATCATTGACCACATACCCAGCTTATTGCTTTCTAATTTCAGTTTAGCTAAATTAATCTTAGCTAATAATGGTCCGAATTAATGTTCCAAAACAGTGTttcaatgttttaaaaaatctgcTGTAATATGAACTACAGAATTCTGACTTTCATCAGTTTGACAgttgtttgcttatttatttacttatttattttatgagtcATATGACTTTCACCTTTGACTTTCCATTGACTTTCGCCATTCTTCATTGCAGGTGgcagaaatcattttaaatatttaaaagaacaaGAGgtcaaagaacaacaacaaaaataaagaatatcaaCAATCTGTGTGAGATATGGGTATACATATATAACTACTAGCTAGCTAATCACATAtacttaatgtttatttaaagctatattgttttttttatatttactgtgtGATTGATGGATGTATTTTAATGCTGCCTTGAGTGTTGGATTTAGCATGGTTAAGACTAGGTttaaatttaagaaaataactaGTATATGCATtcagtagtatttctgtctaaacaaagattaaaataatttaaattagcCTGATTGTAATAAATGCCCATTCATCTGGTCCACTTTACTTATTGCAATAGTACCAATAATTCTTTTTATAATTCAATTGACACTGTTGTACTTATTTAGCATGCTAGATATAGAATTATATGTAACTAAAATAAAGAAGTTCTAAATATGCAGACATAAGATAAAGTCCAATGTCCAGAATATCTCTGAAACTGTCAGACATTCCATTAGTCTCTGGGGATTTCTTCTTATTACTTCATTGCCAAAATCTTAACCATTTAATaatcttgtgaatatttgtttttccccctctgATTGTTAGTGTTCAAATCAATCCTGCGTCTCAGCtatcaaaataaatatgattacACTATGTTTTATACAGTAATTGTGTATAAAACCAAACACTGACTATTTTTATTGGATCACATATTTGCTGTAGTCAAATCTATATCATCCTTTGGATAGTGTGTAACTGTATACTCAGAATAATGTATCTTTCACCCTTAACATATAAATGAAATTATGAGCAAAACATTCTATACACAGAATAGGACAATTCACTCTCAATTCATCAGTggttggttgtgtttttttttttttttttttttttttttttttgttaagtatCTGCACTGAAAATTAAATCTTAATATGGAGGAATGAAGGTTTCTACTGTTTTCCTTTAAAATTGACAAGTCTTTTCAAAAGCAGATGATCCCATTATCCTAACCTGAGAAACATGACATGCCCTTCATTATATGGAGGATGATCATTACAGGAATTTGGTTAGCTTTTTAAATTAGATTACATTAATACTATTTGTAATGACTTTTATAGTCACTGTACAGCCCATGCACACTAACCATGATGTGTCTGacgtaatgaaataaaaaaatgtaaattatcaCTATTGCTCAGTCACTTAATTAGACAGGAATGTGATACAAAAAGAGACTTGATAAAGTGACTGGTCTGCTGCAGTCCaagatataaataacaaataacgtATGTGctctatttaattttaatttcatggATAAACACATGAATATTTTCATATGGTTATACAAAAGTTTTAGGGACAAAAGAGAATGTAGGATTTGCCATTTAACTTTTTTAGTCAACccctgtattgtgtgtgtgtgtgtgtgtgtgtgtgtgtgtgtgtgtgtgtgtgtgtgtgtgtgtgtgtgtgtgtgtgtgtgtgtgtgtattaattgcTTGCTGCCTATATGTAAAAGGGTGAAATCATTTGACTGGTAAATTTCATACTATACATTTCACCTAATATGCATAGGTCATATTTAGTTTTCACTCCAACATGGTTATACTCACACAGCAATTATTTCTAACATTATCGTTTGTCGAGTAATTTTGATTCAAATTGTTTCAAATGCTAGTGAGAGATTTCAACCTAATCTGGCAACCTGAACTGACGTCTCCACAGTCGTGGGACAAGCTCCTCTCACATAAGCTTCTCTCACATAAGAGGATTTGTACTGTACTGAGGTGTAAATTTCAAAgatttaaataacaaatcaaGGAAAGTAAGCAAATATTTCCATCGTATTACATTACCAGCAGCTTAAATGTGCTCTTGTTCATCCTCTTTTCTAGGTACACAGTGCAATTTTCTGAA
The Tachysurus fulvidraco isolate hzauxx_2018 chromosome 7, HZAU_PFXX_2.0, whole genome shotgun sequence DNA segment above includes these coding regions:
- the LOC113638249 gene encoding fucolectin-like, whose protein sequence is MNNSQRSMPLFLGIYIFSMLWKLTYMQVDLALGGKATQSSSYFFYAASYAIDSNKETNAYSHPCASTNLENSPWWRVDLLAVYDISNVIITNRGDCCPERINGAEIHIGNSLINNGNNNPRCVVISSIPAGASVSYTCNMQGRYVNVIIPGPSHFLTLCEVEVYGVQVPVTKKAFLRLKFNSSQDLSNPIMRDKVLQKVCVCENVHSVVSL